A genomic segment from Pseudomonas sessilinigenes encodes:
- a CDS encoding dihydrodipicolinate synthase family protein translates to MSTPNIHGIIGYTVTPFSAHGEGLDLEALGRSIDRMIDAGVHAIAPLGSTGEGAYLSDAEWEQVSEFSIHHVARRVPTIVSVSDLTTAKAIRRARFAEAQGADVVMVLPASYWKLGEAEILAHYQAIGDSIGVPIMLYNNPATSGIDMSVELILKIFHSVENVTLVKESTGDIQRMHKLQLLGEGQVPFYNGCNPLALEAFAAGARGWCTAAANLIPQLNLDLYQAMRDNDLERARTLFYRQLPLLEFILKGGLPATVKAGLELTGLAAGEPRRPVFPLAQAGRQQLQGLLHQLA, encoded by the coding sequence ATGTCCACCCCCAACATTCACGGCATCATCGGCTACACCGTCACCCCCTTCAGTGCCCACGGCGAAGGCCTGGACCTGGAAGCCCTCGGCCGCTCCATCGATCGCATGATCGACGCCGGCGTACACGCTATCGCCCCCTTGGGCAGCACTGGCGAAGGCGCCTACCTGAGCGACGCCGAATGGGAGCAGGTCAGTGAATTCAGCATCCACCACGTGGCCCGCCGGGTGCCAACCATCGTCAGCGTTTCCGACCTGACCACCGCCAAGGCCATCCGCCGCGCGCGCTTTGCCGAAGCCCAGGGCGCTGATGTGGTGATGGTGTTGCCCGCCTCCTACTGGAAGCTCGGCGAGGCCGAGATCCTCGCCCACTACCAGGCTATCGGCGACAGCATCGGCGTGCCGATCATGCTCTACAACAACCCGGCCACCAGCGGCATCGACATGTCCGTGGAGTTGATCCTGAAGATCTTCCACAGCGTGGAAAACGTCACCCTGGTCAAGGAAAGCACCGGCGATATCCAGCGCATGCACAAGCTGCAACTGCTCGGTGAAGGCCAGGTGCCGTTCTACAACGGCTGCAACCCCCTGGCGCTGGAAGCCTTCGCGGCCGGTGCCCGGGGCTGGTGCACTGCGGCGGCGAACCTGATCCCGCAACTCAACCTCGACCTCTACCAGGCAATGCGCGACAACGACCTGGAGCGCGCCCGCACCCTGTTCTACCGGCAATTGCCACTGCTGGAGTTCATCCTCAAGGGCGGCCTGCCAGCCACGGTCAAGGCCGGCCTGGAGCTCACCGGCCTGGCCGCCGGCGAACCGCGCCGGCCGGTGTTCCCCCTGGCCCAGGCCGGACGCCAACAATTGCAGGGGCTGTTGCACCAGCTGGCTTGA
- a CDS encoding aliphatic sulfonate ABC transporter substrate-binding protein encodes MAEPTGKSWRQRLGQVVALCGGLLLLGAQALAEPTLRVSSQKQSLKILLQAAGELEQVPYPIEFASFAAAAPTAEALAAGAVDIGSLGDAPFVFAAAAGAPLKTVGVIKLKVTPTAVAIVVRDDSPLQDATSLKGRRITTTRGSIGHFLALAALRSVGLHGSDAQFIFLQPAESRSLLSNGQADAWATWDPYTSMVQLEGGTRVLVSGAGLFAGHMLLVANDQAIAEKPVQIADFLRRLGRAYAWANQHQEAFSRIQASYSGLPVEVHLRSNRYAEPRRIAVGPPVVEDLQRTADLYREEGIIQKSFEASAHIDRQFNEVE; translated from the coding sequence ATGGCCGAACCTACCGGCAAGTCCTGGCGCCAGCGCTTGGGCCAGGTGGTCGCGCTGTGCGGCGGCTTGCTGTTGCTCGGCGCCCAGGCCCTGGCCGAACCGACGCTGCGGGTCTCCAGCCAGAAGCAGTCGCTGAAGATCCTGCTGCAAGCGGCTGGAGAGCTGGAACAGGTGCCGTATCCCATCGAATTCGCCTCGTTCGCTGCCGCCGCGCCCACCGCCGAGGCCCTGGCCGCCGGGGCGGTGGACATCGGCAGCCTGGGAGATGCGCCGTTCGTGTTCGCCGCCGCGGCTGGGGCGCCGCTCAAGACGGTGGGGGTGATCAAGCTCAAGGTCACCCCCACGGCGGTGGCGATCGTGGTCAGGGACGACTCGCCCTTGCAGGACGCCACCAGCCTCAAGGGGCGGCGCATCACCACCACCCGGGGGTCCATCGGCCATTTCCTGGCGCTGGCGGCGCTGCGCTCGGTGGGCCTGCATGGCAGCGATGCGCAGTTCATCTTTCTCCAGCCTGCCGAGTCCCGCAGCCTCTTGAGCAACGGCCAGGCCGACGCCTGGGCGACCTGGGACCCCTACACCAGCATGGTGCAGCTGGAGGGCGGCACCCGGGTGCTGGTCAGCGGCGCGGGGTTATTCGCCGGGCATATGCTGCTGGTGGCCAACGACCAGGCGATTGCCGAAAAACCTGTGCAGATCGCCGATTTCCTGCGTCGCCTGGGGCGTGCCTATGCCTGGGCCAACCAGCACCAGGAGGCGTTCTCGCGGATCCAGGCTAGCTACAGCGGGTTGCCGGTGGAGGTGCACCTGCGTTCCAACCGTTATGCCGAACCCCGGCGTATCGCCGTGGGGCCGCCGGTGGTGGAAGACCTGCAACGCACCGCCGATCTGTATCGGGAGGAGGGCATCATCCAGAAGTCTTTCGAGGCCTCGGCCCATATCGATCGGCAGTTCAATGAAGTTGAATGA
- a CDS encoding LLM class flavin-dependent oxidoreductase, producing MGLGAFLSGSGAHGGSWRHPLADADASLNFERYRHYAQTLERGCFDALFLNDNVAVGELDPRVLAHSSYSLRWDPLTLLPALAVVTRHIGLVATASTSYNEPYNLARKFASLDHLSGGRAGWNLVTGLIGGENFNQPQPPDHDLRYERAEEFFDVASGLWDSWADDAFPRDKASGVWLDPQRMHLLQHHGRHFQVQGPLNAPRPVQGWPVIAQAGSSGPGRELAARCAELVFTAQTDLAQAKVFYAGLKERLPHYGRHAGQLKIFPGIAPTVGRSLNEAEEKYQQLQELQDPQAQLKALSYLLDLGIDLSRLALHAPVPLPDDGSSTERHQSRRQLVVELIRRERPTVAQLLRSLSASGHKVLVGTPGQIVDELATWYQEYAADGFNVLFTHLPGAIDDFVRLITPQLQRRGLFRRRYTGRTLREHLGLARVENRFFKAREPG from the coding sequence ATGGGGCTGGGGGCATTTCTTTCCGGCTCCGGTGCCCATGGCGGCAGCTGGCGTCATCCCCTGGCGGACGCCGATGCGTCGTTGAATTTCGAGCGTTACCGCCACTATGCGCAGACCCTGGAGCGGGGCTGTTTCGATGCCCTGTTCCTCAACGACAACGTGGCGGTGGGCGAGCTTGATCCGCGGGTGTTGGCCCACAGCTCCTACAGCCTGCGCTGGGACCCCTTGACCCTGCTGCCGGCCCTGGCGGTGGTGACCCGGCATATCGGCCTGGTCGCTACCGCCAGCACCTCCTACAACGAGCCGTACAACCTGGCGCGCAAGTTCGCCTCCCTGGATCACCTGAGCGGCGGTCGGGCTGGCTGGAACCTGGTGACCGGGCTGATCGGCGGCGAGAACTTCAACCAGCCCCAGCCCCCCGACCATGACCTGCGCTACGAGCGGGCCGAGGAGTTCTTCGATGTGGCCAGCGGCCTGTGGGACAGCTGGGCCGATGATGCCTTTCCCCGGGACAAGGCCAGCGGTGTGTGGCTGGATCCGCAGCGGATGCATCTGTTGCAGCATCACGGCCGGCACTTCCAGGTCCAGGGCCCTTTGAATGCGCCAAGGCCGGTGCAGGGCTGGCCGGTGATCGCCCAGGCCGGTTCCTCGGGACCGGGGCGCGAGCTGGCGGCACGCTGCGCCGAACTGGTGTTCACCGCCCAGACCGACCTGGCCCAGGCCAAGGTTTTTTATGCCGGGCTCAAGGAACGGCTACCCCATTACGGGCGGCATGCCGGCCAGTTGAAGATCTTCCCGGGGATCGCCCCCACCGTGGGCCGCAGCCTCAATGAGGCCGAGGAGAAGTACCAGCAGTTGCAGGAGTTGCAGGATCCCCAGGCGCAGCTCAAGGCCCTGTCCTACCTGCTGGACCTGGGCATCGACCTGTCGCGCCTGGCGCTGCATGCACCCGTGCCGTTGCCGGACGACGGCAGCTCCACCGAACGCCACCAGAGCCGGCGGCAACTGGTGGTGGAGCTGATCCGGCGGGAGCGGCCAACCGTGGCTCAGTTGCTGCGCAGCCTGTCCGCCAGTGGGCATAAAGTGCTGGTGGGGACCCCGGGACAGATCGTCGATGAACTGGCCACCTGGTACCAGGAGTACGCCGCCGATGGCTTCAATGTGCTGTTCACCCACCTGCCGGGGGCCATCGACGACTTCGTCCGGCTGATCACCCCGCAGTTGCAGCGGCGTGGCCTGTTTCGCCGGCGCTATACAGGGCGGACCTTGCGCGAGCACTTGGGACTGGCGCGGGTGGAGAACCGCTTTTTCAAGGCACGGGAGCCTGGCTGA
- a CDS encoding tRNA-dependent cyclodipeptide synthase, translating to MSKVQEINLKAYFNKGGEEHQFEGKRVVLAVSVGQEYHEDQKLRSTIHLINQSGFSHVKVVVADTLQRHNKHGQSPGEALSAAIRDGDAWLARNQVILDGLRVPYHITRWNQELASDRYAELRQRLNQVYQQQVELREAIDSTIGVFIERLRLRDEHADLERAAAQCREYILEEIPIILPLWADEGYHYVLYPQQMTTAMATSRDLLIEPHSPDRVRWLPLKFKKRGIPIPFTLPGAIHPNWTRGAIAI from the coding sequence ATGAGCAAGGTGCAGGAAATCAACCTCAAGGCCTACTTCAACAAGGGCGGCGAAGAGCATCAATTCGAGGGCAAACGGGTGGTGCTGGCGGTCAGCGTCGGCCAGGAGTACCACGAGGACCAGAAGCTGCGCTCGACCATCCACCTGATCAACCAGTCCGGCTTCAGCCACGTCAAGGTGGTGGTGGCCGACACCCTGCAGCGCCACAACAAGCATGGCCAGTCGCCGGGGGAGGCGCTGTCGGCGGCGATCCGCGATGGCGATGCCTGGCTGGCGCGCAACCAGGTGATCCTCGATGGCCTGCGGGTGCCCTACCACATCACCCGCTGGAACCAGGAGCTGGCCAGTGATCGTTATGCCGAACTGCGCCAGCGGCTCAACCAGGTCTACCAGCAGCAGGTGGAATTGCGCGAGGCCATCGACAGCACCATCGGCGTGTTCATCGAGCGTCTGCGCTTGCGTGACGAACACGCTGACCTGGAGCGGGCGGCGGCCCAGTGCCGGGAATACATCCTCGAGGAGATCCCGATCATCCTGCCGCTATGGGCCGACGAGGGTTACCACTACGTGCTCTATCCGCAGCAGATGACCACGGCCATGGCCACCAGCCGCGACCTGCTGATCGAGCCCCACAGCCCGGACCGGGTGCGCTGGTTGCCGCTGAAGTTCAAGAAGCGCGGGATCCCGATCCCGTTCACCTTGCCCGGCGCCATCCACCCGAACTGGACCCGCGGCGCCATCGCCATCTGA
- a CDS encoding MFS transporter, with protein MGVFAQQQRKWWALLGVSIASFLGCVDFTIVNTALPALQADLGAAVDSLQWVINGFILALSSFMVLVGRLADLHGRKRVLFIGLSVFGLASLAAGLAGQIDTLIAARVIQGLACAVLYTASGAIVSSTFDSAEQGRAFGVLFGVNGVGLAAGPVLGGLITSSFGWQWIFLINVPFVLLSLGICSFSVRESRGPETGARLDGWGALLLLIGLPSLVLVIVQGAAWGWGSPPVLGLALLALLALGGFVAVERRVAAPIIDLKLFANRRFVAAVVASFSLAVFYCVAFFVMPLYLAQIRGASVQASGLLLLPTTLGVALLSPLVGRLVDRKGPGLLIKAGLALFILSALLQAGFERQTSLPYLLGAFVVMGLGWASILGPSTVLGISSVPQEVGSVAMGSLMTLHNVGGGIGLALGVGLFHQFAAAPAGDAQAAFLNGYQVVMGFLALVSLLAWSAVSLLLRAAAAPAPVAQEETSCG; from the coding sequence ATGGGCGTTTTTGCGCAACAGCAACGCAAATGGTGGGCCTTGCTCGGAGTGAGCATCGCCAGTTTTCTCGGTTGTGTGGATTTCACCATCGTCAACACCGCGCTACCGGCCTTGCAGGCCGACCTCGGGGCGGCGGTGGACAGCCTGCAGTGGGTGATCAATGGCTTCATCCTGGCGTTGTCCAGCTTCATGGTGCTGGTGGGGCGGCTGGCCGACCTGCACGGTCGCAAGCGGGTGCTGTTCATTGGTCTGAGCGTGTTCGGCCTGGCTTCGCTGGCGGCGGGCCTGGCCGGGCAGATCGATACCCTGATCGCGGCCCGGGTGATCCAGGGGCTGGCTTGCGCGGTGCTCTACACCGCCTCGGGGGCCATCGTCTCCAGCACCTTCGACAGTGCCGAGCAGGGCCGGGCCTTCGGTGTGCTGTTCGGGGTCAACGGCGTGGGCCTGGCGGCCGGGCCGGTATTGGGCGGGTTGATCACCAGCAGCTTCGGCTGGCAGTGGATCTTTTTAATCAATGTGCCGTTCGTGCTGCTGAGCCTGGGGATCTGCAGCTTCAGCGTCAGGGAGTCGCGAGGACCAGAGACCGGGGCCCGGCTCGACGGCTGGGGCGCCTTGCTGTTGCTGATCGGCCTGCCGAGCCTGGTGCTGGTGATCGTCCAGGGCGCGGCCTGGGGCTGGGGATCGCCGCCGGTCCTGGGCCTGGCGCTGTTGGCGCTGCTGGCCCTGGGCGGGTTCGTGGCGGTGGAGCGGCGGGTCGCGGCACCGATCATCGACCTCAAGCTGTTCGCCAACCGGCGGTTCGTCGCGGCGGTGGTGGCGAGCTTCAGCCTGGCGGTGTTCTATTGCGTGGCGTTCTTCGTCATGCCGCTGTACCTGGCGCAGATCCGTGGTGCCTCGGTGCAGGCCAGCGGCCTGTTGCTGCTGCCCACCACCCTGGGCGTGGCGTTGCTGTCGCCGCTGGTGGGGCGCCTGGTGGACCGCAAGGGGCCGGGGTTGCTGATCAAGGCCGGGCTGGCGCTGTTCATCCTGTCGGCGCTGTTGCAGGCCGGGTTCGAGCGCCAGACGTCGTTGCCCTACCTGCTGGGCGCCTTCGTGGTCATGGGCCTGGGCTGGGCGAGCATCCTCGGGCCATCGACGGTACTGGGGATTTCCTCGGTGCCCCAGGAGGTGGGGTCGGTGGCCATGGGCTCGTTGATGACCTTGCACAATGTCGGCGGCGGTATCGGGCTGGCCCTGGGCGTCGGCTTGTTCCACCAGTTTGCCGCTGCACCGGCGGGCGATGCCCAGGCGGCCTTTCTCAATGGCTACCAGGTGGTGATGGGTTTCCTGGCATTGGTCAGCCTGCTGGCCTGGAGCGCGGTGAGCCTGTTGCTGCGCGCCGCGGCCGCCCCGGCACCGGTGGCGCAAGAGGAAACCAGCTGTGGCTGA
- a CDS encoding aldolase gives MAKTLALPKEQLVKQALTQMHNTLADNTWTDRQKLALTCRILFEHGHDSGLAGQITARGPQPGTYYTQQLGLGFDEISASNLLLVNEDLEVLEGHGMPNPANRFHSWVYRARPDVNCIIHTHPTHVAALSMLEVPMQVSHMDLCPLYEDCAFLEAWPGVPVGNEEGEIISAALGDKRAILLSHHGQLSTGASIEEACVIAQLIERAARLQLLAMAAGSIKPILPELGREAHDWISKPKRHGAAFNYYARQNLKRHADCLN, from the coding sequence ATGGCCAAGACATTAGCACTGCCCAAAGAGCAACTGGTCAAGCAAGCCCTGACCCAGATGCACAATACCCTGGCGGATAATACGTGGACCGACCGGCAAAAGCTGGCCCTGACCTGCCGCATCCTGTTCGAACACGGCCACGACTCCGGCCTGGCCGGGCAGATCACCGCCCGCGGCCCGCAACCAGGCACCTACTACACCCAGCAACTGGGCCTGGGCTTCGACGAAATCAGCGCCAGCAACCTGCTGCTGGTCAACGAGGACCTGGAAGTCCTGGAAGGCCACGGCATGCCCAACCCGGCCAACCGTTTCCACAGCTGGGTGTATCGCGCCCGGCCGGATGTGAACTGCATCATCCACACCCACCCGACCCACGTCGCCGCGCTGTCGATGCTCGAAGTGCCGATGCAGGTCTCGCACATGGACCTGTGCCCGCTGTACGAGGACTGTGCGTTTCTCGAAGCCTGGCCGGGTGTGCCGGTGGGCAACGAAGAAGGCGAAATCATCTCCGCGGCCCTGGGCGACAAGCGCGCGATCCTGCTGTCGCACCACGGCCAATTGTCCACCGGCGCCAGCATCGAGGAAGCCTGCGTGATCGCCCAACTGATCGAACGCGCGGCGCGCCTACAATTGCTGGCCATGGCTGCCGGCAGCATCAAGCCGATCCTCCCGGAGCTGGGCCGCGAAGCCCACGACTGGATCTCCAAGCCCAAGCGCCATGGCGCCGCCTTCAACTACTACGCCCGGCAAAACCTAAAACGACACGCCGACTGCCTGAACTGA
- a CDS encoding YegP family protein codes for MSGWYELKKSSNGQFRFVLKAANAEVILTSELYTTRAAAQNGIASVQANSPLDERYERKSAKDGKPYFNLKAANHQVIGNSELYSSEAAREKGIASVKNNGPTHNIKDLTAA; via the coding sequence ATGTCCGGATGGTATGAGTTGAAGAAAAGCAGCAATGGCCAGTTTCGTTTCGTGCTCAAGGCCGCCAATGCCGAGGTGATTCTCACCAGCGAGCTGTACACCACCCGCGCGGCGGCGCAAAACGGTATCGCCTCGGTCCAGGCCAACAGCCCGCTGGACGAGCGCTATGAGCGCAAGAGCGCCAAGGACGGCAAGCCCTATTTCAACCTCAAGGCCGCTAACCACCAGGTCATCGGCAATAGCGAGTTGTATTCCTCGGAGGCGGCCCGGGAGAAGGGTATCGCCAGCGTCAAGAACAATGGCCCGACCCACAATATCAAGGACCTGACGGCGGCCTAG
- a CDS encoding helix-turn-helix domain-containing protein yields MSICLKLLRKKLGVTLEALAEKSGMTKSYLSKVERGLNTPSISAALKLAKALNVKVEELFAEDSVSLDSYSLVRSHERQSLAANDQAPGYAVLAHQVSERNLLPFIIYPAREFSDKTFKEHLGEEFLFVHEGRVEVDFMNERVVLERGDALHFNAQKPHRIRSLGDEQAQLLVVVHSAEE; encoded by the coding sequence ATGTCTATCTGTTTGAAATTATTGAGAAAAAAACTTGGCGTGACCCTGGAGGCCCTGGCCGAGAAATCCGGCATGACCAAGAGCTACCTGTCCAAGGTCGAGCGGGGGCTGAACACTCCGTCGATATCGGCGGCGCTGAAGCTGGCCAAGGCCTTGAACGTCAAGGTCGAGGAATTGTTCGCCGAGGACAGCGTCAGTCTCGATAGCTACAGCCTGGTGCGCAGTCACGAACGCCAGTCGCTGGCGGCCAACGACCAGGCCCCGGGCTATGCGGTGCTGGCCCATCAGGTCAGCGAGCGCAACCTGCTGCCGTTCATCATCTACCCGGCCCGGGAGTTCAGCGACAAGACCTTCAAGGAGCACCTGGGGGAGGAGTTCCTGTTCGTCCATGAAGGTCGGGTGGAAGTGGATTTCATGAACGAACGGGTGGTGCTCGAGCGTGGCGATGCGCTGCATTTCAACGCGCAAAAACCCCACCGCATCCGCTCCCTGGGGGACGAGCAGGCGCAGTTGCTGGTGGTGGTGCACAGCGCCGAGGAGTGA
- a CDS encoding 2OG-Fe(II) oxygenase produces the protein MFTVTTADKLEARHIIDVVEKRSYGVQLKGFCPPDTLQVARDHLYQQDLRSAFSQQQEFVRIGKAYIEIQDEQSRAEYHALALPNIRKIRNLFRPLASPIDELRLLLDEVWPQGAHLLQVDGQKCFVGIARFQGSGVDLTPHTDKLERNAPEGHSPPLLTQLSTNIYLEIPEDGGELEIWGIEPDEEEYERLRGERAYGIERHLLPPPDFVVKPEPGDLILLNPRLIHAVRPSATSTRVTLGVFIGYYGEQQPLAYWS, from the coding sequence ATGTTCACAGTCACTACTGCCGACAAACTTGAAGCGCGGCACATTATCGATGTGGTGGAAAAACGCTCTTACGGCGTTCAGCTCAAAGGTTTCTGTCCGCCGGATACCTTGCAGGTGGCACGCGACCACCTGTACCAGCAGGACCTGCGCAGCGCCTTCAGCCAGCAGCAGGAGTTCGTGCGCATCGGCAAGGCCTATATCGAGATCCAGGATGAGCAGAGCCGGGCCGAGTACCACGCCCTGGCGCTGCCCAACATCCGCAAGATCCGCAACCTGTTCCGCCCACTGGCCTCGCCCATCGATGAGTTGCGCCTGCTGCTGGACGAGGTCTGGCCCCAGGGTGCGCACCTTTTGCAAGTGGACGGGCAGAAGTGCTTTGTCGGTATCGCCCGTTTCCAGGGCTCGGGGGTCGATCTCACGCCCCATACCGACAAGCTCGAGCGCAATGCGCCAGAGGGCCACAGCCCGCCGTTGCTGACCCAGCTGTCCACCAACATCTACCTGGAGATTCCCGAGGACGGTGGCGAGCTGGAGATCTGGGGCATCGAGCCGGACGAAGAGGAATACGAGCGCCTGCGCGGCGAACGGGCCTACGGCATCGAACGCCATCTGCTGCCGCCGCCGGACTTCGTGGTCAAGCCCGAGCCCGGCGACCTGATCCTGCTCAACCCGCGGCTGATCCACGCGGTGCGCCCCTCGGCCACCAGCACCCGGGTCACCCTCGGGGTCTTCATCGGTTACTACGGCGAACAACAACCATTGGCCTACTGGAGCTGA
- a CDS encoding TonB-dependent receptor plug domain-containing protein → MGISLHKIALGAAPLGLGLLGLAPAQQVLAADETLGTVVVTGVRGSQQRTVTDSPAPIDVIDSEQLRSIGQNGLKEMLGRLLPSFNVPTINGGGTAFLVRGVSMRGLGGDQVLVLINGKRRHNSALINNGARVGNASVPVDLDLIPTAAIERIEVLRDGAAAQYGSDAIAGVINIILKRNAEGLTSDTSLGQYYDGDGTTGHEAFNWGNKLGDNGGFINLSWDAKLQEPYERSSAASGQLYFNQPDGSPDPRESHRQGWGTEYGLGRDRTTSLAYNAELPLEDDLKLYSFSTLSYRNSNKDLGHRKPTDITSLAGVPNAPYPNGGQARREIRETDFQVAGGAKGLLGGWDWDLSSTYGKDRGVLDTANNLNISNGPYSQHDFHLGNLVFDQWTNNLDFSRALDIGWSSPLETSFGVEYRWEKYALEEGEANSYNQGGYIPATGPFAGVVPDPGLFSVNGTTPEDAYSLKRHSEAAYIDLGLNITPNWYVGAAARYEKYNLGVGDTTSGKLTTRYEFLPGYAVRAAVSNGFRAPSLAQSVFSTTSTVTQFGAAGTTTSVRTKQMRPNSPEAIALGAKDLEPETSRNYSLGFTAEPTERLRLTADFYLIDIDKRILQTGILKGPAVSQILVENGLSPNLAGQYYTNAADTRTKGVDVVADYSQSFGEYGTAKWSIAYNHNKTTIRDLADTPAALSRLGAGYVLFDRQQQIDLTQSTPKDKWILSTNYKVGDWTTNLQLTRFGEYTEGSNIPANDRTYSAKWITDLDVAYDVTQNLTVAVGANNLFDVYPDKIGLKAWAGTYEYGMFSPYGLGGGYYYSRVSLAF, encoded by the coding sequence ATGGGTATTTCCTTGCATAAAATCGCCTTGGGCGCTGCCCCCCTGGGCCTCGGCCTGCTGGGCCTGGCCCCGGCGCAACAGGTGCTGGCCGCCGACGAGACCCTGGGCACCGTGGTGGTTACCGGGGTGCGTGGCAGCCAGCAGCGCACGGTCACCGACAGTCCGGCGCCGATCGACGTGATCGACAGTGAGCAACTGCGCAGCATTGGCCAGAACGGCTTGAAAGAGATGCTCGGACGGCTACTGCCCTCGTTCAACGTGCCCACCATCAATGGTGGCGGCACCGCGTTCCTGGTGCGTGGGGTGAGCATGCGCGGCCTGGGAGGCGACCAGGTGCTGGTGCTGATCAACGGCAAGCGCCGGCACAACTCGGCGTTGATCAACAACGGTGCCCGGGTCGGCAATGCCTCGGTACCGGTGGACCTGGACCTGATCCCCACCGCCGCTATCGAACGTATCGAGGTGCTGCGCGATGGCGCGGCGGCCCAGTACGGTTCCGACGCCATCGCCGGGGTAATCAACATCATCCTCAAGCGCAATGCCGAGGGCCTGACCTCCGACACCAGCCTGGGCCAGTACTACGACGGCGACGGCACCACCGGCCACGAGGCCTTCAACTGGGGCAACAAGCTGGGGGACAACGGCGGGTTCATCAACCTGTCCTGGGACGCCAAGCTCCAGGAACCCTACGAGCGTTCCAGCGCCGCCAGCGGCCAGCTGTATTTCAACCAGCCCGACGGTTCGCCCGATCCCAGGGAAAGCCATCGCCAGGGCTGGGGCACCGAGTACGGCCTGGGGCGCGATCGCACCACCAGCCTGGCCTACAACGCCGAATTGCCCCTGGAGGACGACCTCAAGCTGTATTCGTTCTCCACCTTGAGCTACCGCAACAGCAACAAGGACCTGGGGCACCGCAAGCCCACCGACATCACCAGCCTGGCCGGGGTGCCCAACGCTCCGTACCCCAACGGTGGCCAGGCCCGCCGGGAAATCCGCGAGACCGACTTCCAGGTCGCCGGCGGCGCCAAGGGTCTGTTGGGCGGCTGGGACTGGGACCTGTCCAGCACCTATGGCAAGGACCGTGGGGTGCTGGACACAGCCAACAACCTGAACATTTCCAACGGCCCCTACAGCCAGCACGACTTCCACCTGGGCAACCTGGTGTTCGACCAGTGGACCAACAACCTGGATTTCTCCCGGGCCCTGGACATCGGCTGGAGTAGCCCGCTGGAAACATCCTTCGGTGTGGAATACCGCTGGGAGAAGTACGCGCTGGAGGAGGGCGAGGCCAACTCCTATAACCAGGGCGGCTACATTCCTGCCACCGGACCTTTCGCCGGCGTGGTGCCCGACCCGGGGCTGTTCTCGGTCAATGGCACCACCCCCGAGGATGCCTACAGCCTCAAGCGGCATAGCGAGGCGGCCTATATCGACCTGGGCCTGAACATCACCCCCAACTGGTACGTGGGGGCGGCGGCGCGCTACGAGAAGTACAACCTCGGAGTGGGTGATACCACCAGCGGCAAGCTCACCACCCGTTACGAGTTCCTGCCCGGCTACGCGGTGCGGGCAGCGGTGAGCAACGGCTTTCGCGCGCCGTCCCTGGCCCAGAGCGTGTTTTCCACCACCAGCACCGTGACCCAGTTCGGCGCGGCCGGCACCACCACCTCGGTGCGCACCAAGCAGATGCGTCCCAACTCGCCCGAGGCCATCGCCCTGGGCGCCAAGGACCTGGAACCGGAAACCTCGCGCAACTACAGCCTGGGCTTTACCGCCGAGCCTACCGAGCGCCTGCGCTTGACCGCCGACTTCTACCTGATCGACATCGACAAGCGCATCCTCCAGACCGGCATCCTCAAGGGCCCGGCGGTGTCGCAGATCCTGGTGGAGAACGGCCTGTCGCCCAACCTTGCCGGGCAGTACTACACCAACGCCGCGGACACCCGGACCAAGGGCGTGGATGTGGTGGCCGACTACAGCCAGTCGTTCGGCGAGTACGGCACGGCCAAGTGGAGCATCGCCTACAACCACAACAAGACCACCATTCGCGACCTGGCCGACACCCCGGCGGCGCTGTCGCGGCTGGGGGCCGGTTATGTGCTGTTCGACCGCCAGCAACAGATCGACCTGACCCAGTCTACGCCCAAGGACAAGTGGATCCTGTCCACCAACTACAAGGTCGGGGACTGGACCACCAACCTGCAGCTGACCCGTTTTGGCGAATACACCGAAGGCTCGAACATCCCGGCCAACGACCGGACCTACAGCGCCAAGTGGATCACCGACCTGGACGTGGCCTACGACGTGACCCAGAACCTCACGGTGGCGGTGGGGGCCAACAACCTGTTCGATGTCTACCCGGACAAGATCGGCCTCAAGGCCTGGGCCGGCACCTACGAGTACGGGATGTTCTCGCCCTACGGCCTGGGTGGCGGCTACTACTACAGCCGCGTCAGCCTGGCGTTCTGA